Proteins from one Triticum aestivum cultivar Chinese Spring chromosome 7A, IWGSC CS RefSeq v2.1, whole genome shotgun sequence genomic window:
- the LOC123152567 gene encoding uncharacterized protein, whose protein sequence is MLLQHDLYYEEVEALDPESDRTQAALEWAATMAGHPSPGVLTKLMSSRLKEDDFHFLEKLLFSAADAPLKVDDVGAIDRVLREMMSPPCLATIIHTRKGPILHVRKNLDAVWSTTPSTTEDTCRITSTALSLDGKPISSLQCGLPDKLQRCLGRADGLEQYLKKTPCSGHACDYLQTLKMRLQGMIHNFCIKALKLLPTPSGSLMRGFLMAGHCYGSMDPVSNIIANSIWYNSHSCPLPESERSKIEKYNDILDPHSLLRTQVHSLKGLMELAAFAGPQFSTEAGALELLCGARCDIVDMLPSSPEMLEKKNPFHEAAKAAGHPLPLQLGELHRLLLLMPDERSALLSLMTEARTGRTMLRLDDMTLHMRRMWLKCSATKTGGIVRAPKLFPESRKLVSSMRSKYEERRNWFRSKIEQVLKDYTTQHFWVRISLASCYEHFWPTLLLDLLAML, encoded by the coding sequence ATGCTCCTCCAACACGATCTCTACTATGAAGAGGTGGAGGCACTGGACCCTGAATCCGACAGGACACAGGCTGCCCTCGAGTGGGCGGCCACCATGGCCGGTCACCCTTCCCCCGGCGTTTTGACTAAGCTCATGTCGTCCCGGCTCAAAGAGGACGACTTTCACTTTCTGGAGAAGCTACTCTTTTCAGCAGCAGATGCCCCTCTCAAGGTTGATGATGTCGGAGCAATCGACCGCGTACTGCGCGAGATGATGAGCCCGCCCTGTCTTGCCACCATAATCCATACCAGAAAAGGGCCGATTCTCCATGTCCGTAAGAACCTCGACGCCGTGTGGTCAACCACCCCCTCCACTACAGAGGACACCTGCAGGATCACctccaccgccctctccttggacgGAAAACCCATCTCGTCGCTGCAATGCGGACTGCCCGACAAGCTCCAACGTTGCCTGGGAAGAGCAGATGGCCTGGAACAATATTTGAAGAAGACCCCGTGCAGCGGTCACGCCTGCGATTACCTGCAAACCCTCAAGATGCGCCTCCAAGGTATGATTCACAACTTCTGCATCAAGGCGCTCAAGCTGCTTCCCACACCATCCGGCTCACTCATGCGCGGCTTCCTCATGGCCGGCCACTGCTACGGCTCCATGGACCCTGTCTCCAACATCATCGCCAACTCCATCTGGTACAACAGCCACAGCTGCCCTCTCCCAGAGTCTGAACGCAGCAAGATTGAGAAATACAATGACATCCTGGACCCCCATTCTCTGCTCCGCACACAGGTTCACTCCCTCAAGGGCCTAATGGAGCTTGCCGCATTCGCCGGCCCCCAGTTCTCAACAGAGGCTGGTGCTCTGGAGTTGCTCTGCGGTGCAAGATGTGACATCGTTGACATGTTGCCATCATCGCCAGAGATGCTTGAAAAGAAGAACCCCTtccatgaagctgccaaggccgctGGACACCCTCTACCGCTTCAGCTGGGTGAACTGCACCGGCTGCTGCTACTGATGCCTGATGAGCGAAGCGCGCTGCTCTCCTTGATGACTGAGGCTCGAACTGGCCGTACTATGTTGCGCCTCGATGACATGACACTTCATATGAGGCGCATGTGGCTCAAATGCTCGGCTACCAAAACTGGTGGCATTGTGCGAGCTCCTAAACTTTTTCCAGAGTCTCGGAAGTTGGTGTCAAGCATGAGATCAAAGTATGAGGAGCGGAGGAATTGGTTCCGTTCAAAGATTGAACAGGTGCTGAAGGATTACACGACCCAACATTTTTGGGTACGTATATCCTTAGCTAGCTGCTACGAACATTTTTGGCCTACTCTCTTACTCGACTTGCTTGCTATGTTGTAG